In Lemur catta isolate mLemCat1 chromosome 1, mLemCat1.pri, whole genome shotgun sequence, one DNA window encodes the following:
- the RNASE1 gene encoding ribonuclease pancreatic: protein MALEKSLVLLPLLVLALLVLGWIQPSLGKESRAMKFQRQHMDPGSSSSSSSTYCNQMMRRRNMTNGWCKPVNTFVHEPLVDVQAICFQENVTCKNGQTNCYKSNSTMHITDCRLTGSSKYPNCAYRTSQKERRIIVACEGSPYVPVHFDASVGDST from the coding sequence ATGGCTCTGGAGAAGTCCCTGGTCCTGTTGCCACTGCTAGTTCTGGCGCTGCTGGTGCTGGGGTGGATCCAGCCTTCCCTGGGCAAGGAATCCCGGGCCATGAAGTTCCAGCGGCAGCACATGGACCCAGGCAGTTCCTCCAGCAGCAGCTCCACCTACTGCAACCAAATGATGAGGCGCCGGAATATGACAAACGGATGGTGCAAGCCGGTGAACACCTTTGTGCATGAACCCCTGGTAGATGTCCAGGCCATCTGCTTCCAGGAAAACGTCACCTGCAAGAATGGGCAGACCAACTGCTATAAGAGCAACTCGACCATGCACATCACAGACTGCCGCCTGACGGGCAGCTCCAAGTACCCCAACTGTGCATACCGGACCAGCCAGAAGGAGAGACGCATCATTGTGGCTTGCGAGGGGAGCCCATATGTGCCAGTCCACTTCGATGCTTCTGTGGGGGACTCCACCTAA
- the RNASE6 gene encoding ribonuclease K6, which translates to MMLCFPLLLLLLELWGPVCPLRVQPKDLTKAHWFEIQHLQPNPLQCNRAMSGINNYTHHCKPQNTFLHDSFQNVAAVCNLLNIVCKNGRNNCHKSSKPVNMTDCRLTSGRYPQCRYRDAAQYKFFIVACDPPQKSDPPYHLVPVHLDSIV; encoded by the coding sequence ATGATGCTATGCTTTCCTCTCCTCCTATTGCTGCTGGAACTGTGGGGACCAGTGTGTCCGCTTCGTGTTCAGCCTAAGGATCTCACCAAGGCTCATTGGTTTGAAATTCAGCATCTACAGCCAAATCCTCTTCAATGCAACAGGGCAATGAGTGGCATCAATAATTATACTCACCACTGTAAGCCTCAAAACACCTTTCTGCACGACTCTTTCCAGAACGTGGCTGCTGTCTGTAATTTGCTCAACATTGTCTGCAAAAATGGTCGGAACAACTGCCACAAGAGCTCCAAGCCTGTCAACATGACTGACTGCAGACTCACTTCAGGAAGGTATCCTCAGTGCCGCTACAGGGACGCTGCCCAATACAAATTCTTCATTGTTGCCTGTGACCCCCCGCAGAAGAGCGACCCTCCCTATCATTTGGTTCCTGTACACTTAGATAGTATTGTCTAA
- the EDDM3B gene encoding epididymal secretory protein E3-beta, translated as MASSLKIWGTLLVLLCILCRLLVHRKDASWREFMKQHHISPTREFSEYKCNVLMREQEALKDKSSHMFIYVSWYNIEHICNNGNWKGRYRNTYIWAQNALKVLKCHQENDNNGYTESRSFNYIEFHCGTDGYVDSIEDLKMVQAISD; from the coding sequence ATGGCATCTTCTTTAAAGATCTGGGGCACTCTCTTGGTCCTGCTTTGCATCCTGTGCAGGCTGCTTGTACACAGAAAGGATGCTTCCTGGAGAGAATTCATGAAACAGCACCACATAAGTCCAACCCGAGAATTCAGTGAGTACAAATGTAATGTCCTCATGAGGGAGCAAGAAGCTCTGAAAGACAAGAGCTCTCACATGTTTATCTATGTCTCATGGTACAACATTGAGCATATATGCAATAATGGCAACTGGAAGGGCCGCtacagaaatacatacatatgggCCCAGAATGCCCTCAAAGTACTCAAGTGTCACCAGGAGAATGACAACAATGGCTACACAGAGAGCAGAAGCTTCAATTACATTGAATTCCACTGTGGCACGGATGGTTATGTTGATAGCATAGAGGATCTGAAGATGGTCCAGGCTATCAGCGACTAG